Proteins encoded together in one Streptomyces sp. NBC_01216 window:
- the nadA gene encoding quinolinate synthase NadA: MRDVTTAQPLDVQPTPLALLLLGREADPKSERGVECPGDLPSPSDPDLVERARAAKEKLGDKVFVLGHHYQRDEVIQFADVTGDSFKLARDAAARPEAEYIVFCGVHFMAESADILTSDDQKVVLPDLAAGCSMADMATAEQVAECWDVLTEAGVAEQVVPVSYMNSSADIKAFTGKHGGTICTSSNAERALDWAFAQGEKVLFLPDQHLGRNTAVREMGMSLEDCVLYNPHKPNGGLTVEELRAARMILWRGHCSVHGRFSLDSVREVRERIPGVNVLVHPECKHEVVAAADFVGSTEYIIKTLEAAPAGSKWAIGTELNLVRRVAAAHPDKEVVFLDKTVCFCSTMNRIDLPHLVWALESLAEGKLVNRIEVDQETESFAKLALERMLALP, translated from the coding sequence GTGCGTGACGTGACCACCGCCCAGCCCCTGGACGTTCAGCCCACCCCGCTCGCCCTGCTGCTGCTCGGCCGCGAGGCCGACCCGAAGAGCGAGCGCGGCGTGGAGTGTCCGGGCGACCTGCCCTCCCCCTCCGACCCGGACCTGGTGGAGCGCGCCCGCGCGGCCAAGGAGAAGCTCGGGGACAAGGTCTTCGTCCTCGGCCACCACTACCAGCGTGACGAGGTCATCCAGTTCGCCGACGTCACCGGCGACTCCTTCAAGCTGGCCCGCGACGCCGCCGCGCGCCCGGAGGCCGAGTACATCGTCTTCTGCGGCGTGCACTTCATGGCCGAGTCCGCGGACATCCTCACCTCCGACGACCAGAAGGTCGTGCTGCCGGACCTCGCCGCCGGCTGCTCGATGGCCGACATGGCCACCGCCGAACAGGTCGCGGAGTGCTGGGACGTACTGACCGAGGCCGGCGTCGCCGAGCAGGTCGTTCCCGTCTCGTACATGAACTCCTCGGCCGACATCAAGGCGTTCACCGGGAAGCACGGGGGCACCATCTGCACCTCGTCCAACGCCGAGCGGGCGCTGGACTGGGCCTTCGCGCAGGGCGAGAAGGTCCTGTTCCTGCCGGACCAGCACCTGGGCCGCAACACCGCGGTGCGCGAGATGGGCATGTCGCTGGAGGACTGCGTCCTCTACAACCCGCACAAGCCCAACGGCGGTCTCACCGTCGAGGAGCTGCGCGCGGCACGGATGATCCTGTGGCGGGGCCACTGCTCGGTGCACGGCCGGTTCTCGCTGGACTCGGTCCGGGAGGTCCGCGAGCGGATACCCGGCGTGAACGTGCTGGTCCACCCGGAGTGCAAGCACGAGGTCGTCGCCGCCGCTGACTTCGTGGGCTCCACCGAGTACATCATCAAGACGCTGGAGGCGGCCCCGGCCGGCTCGAAGTGGGCGATCGGCACGGAGCTGAACCTCGTCCGCCGGGTGGCCGCCGCGCACCCGGACAAGGAGGTCGTCTTCCTCGACAAGACCGTCTGCTTCTGCTCCACGATGAACCGGATCGACCTCCCCCACCTGGTCTGGGCGCTGGAGTCGCTGGCCGAGGGCAAGCTGGTCAACCGGATCGAGGTCGACCAGGAGACGGAGAGCTTCGCGAAGCTCGCCCTGGAGCGGATGCTGGCGCTTCCGTGA
- a CDS encoding HesB/IscA family protein, producing MSVSDEKTTVSDGILLSDAAAAKVKALLDQEGRDDLALRVAVQPGGCSGLRYQLFFDERSLDGDVVKDFDGVKVVTDRMSAPYLGGASIDFVDTIEKQGFTIDNPNATGSCACGDSFS from the coding sequence ATGTCCGTATCGGACGAGAAGACCACTGTCAGCGACGGCATCCTCCTGTCTGACGCCGCCGCGGCCAAGGTCAAGGCCCTGCTCGACCAGGAAGGCCGCGACGACCTCGCGCTGCGCGTCGCCGTTCAGCCCGGTGGCTGCTCGGGCCTGCGTTACCAGCTCTTCTTCGACGAGCGCTCGCTCGACGGGGACGTCGTCAAGGACTTCGACGGCGTCAAGGTCGTCACCGACCGCATGAGCGCCCCCTACCTCGGCGGTGCCTCCATCGACTTCGTGGACACCATCGAGAAGCAGGGCTTCACGATCGACAACCCGAACGCCACCGGCTCCTGCGCCTGTGGCGACTCGTTCAGCTGA
- a CDS encoding carbohydrate kinase family protein encodes MRIAVTGSIATDHLMTFPGRFADQLVADQLHTVSLSFLVDNLDVRRGGVGPNICFGMGQLGGRPILVGAAGYDFDEYRAWLDRHGVDTGSVRISEVLHTARFVCTTDRDHNQIGSFYTGAMSEARQIELKAVADRVGGLDLVLIGADDPEAMLRHTEECKARAIPFAADFSQQIARMEGEEIRTLLDGATYLFSNEYEKGLIESKTGWSDEEILGRVGHRVTTLGSRGVRIERVGEPPIEVGCAEEDAKVDPTGVGDAFRAGFLTGLAWGVSLERAAQVGCMLATLVIETLGTQEYTLRRAHFMERFTKAYGDEAATEVQAHLI; translated from the coding sequence GTGCGTATCGCAGTCACCGGCTCCATCGCCACCGACCACCTGATGACCTTCCCCGGCCGATTCGCGGACCAACTCGTCGCGGACCAGCTGCACACGGTCTCGCTCTCGTTCCTGGTCGACAACCTCGACGTGCGCCGGGGAGGTGTCGGTCCCAACATCTGCTTCGGAATGGGCCAGCTCGGCGGCCGGCCGATCCTCGTCGGCGCGGCGGGTTACGACTTCGACGAGTACCGCGCCTGGCTCGACCGGCACGGTGTCGACACCGGATCGGTACGGATCTCCGAGGTCCTGCACACCGCCCGGTTCGTCTGCACCACGGACAGGGACCACAACCAGATCGGCTCCTTCTACACGGGCGCGATGAGCGAGGCCCGGCAGATCGAGCTCAAGGCCGTCGCCGACCGCGTGGGCGGCCTGGACCTGGTGCTGATCGGCGCGGACGACCCCGAGGCGATGCTGCGCCACACGGAGGAGTGCAAGGCGCGCGCGATCCCCTTCGCCGCCGACTTCTCCCAGCAGATCGCGCGCATGGAGGGTGAGGAGATCCGCACCCTCCTCGACGGCGCGACCTACCTCTTCTCCAACGAGTACGAGAAGGGGCTCATCGAGTCGAAGACCGGCTGGAGCGACGAGGAGATCCTCGGCCGCGTCGGCCACCGCGTCACCACCCTCGGCTCGCGCGGCGTGCGCATCGAGCGGGTCGGCGAGCCGCCCATCGAGGTCGGCTGCGCCGAGGAGGACGCCAAGGTCGACCCCACGGGCGTCGGCGACGCCTTCCGCGCGGGCTTCCTGACGGGCCTGGCCTGGGGTGTCAGCCTGGAGCGCGCGGCCCAGGTCGGCTGCATGCTCGCGACGCTCGTCATCGAGACCCTGGGCACCCAGGAGTACACCCTGCGCCGCGCCCACTTCATGGAGCGCTTCACCAAGGCATACGGGGACGAGGCCGCCACCGAGGTCCAGGCACACCTGATCTGA
- a CDS encoding cysteine desulfurase/sulfurtransferase TusA family protein — MPYFDAASAAPLHPVARQALLASLDEGWADPARLYREGRRARLLLDAAREAAAESVGCRPDELVFTPSGTRAVHAGISGALAGRRRVGNRLVVSAVEHSSVLHAAQAHAAVGGTVTEVPVGRSGAVESAAFAAALDTGTALACLQSANHEVGTAQPVAEVAEACRAVGVPVLVDAAQSLGWGPAEGAWSLLTASAHKWGGPPGVGLLAVRKGVRFAGQGPSDERESGRAPGFENLPAIVAAAASLRAVRAEAAAESARLRVLVERIRSRVPELVPDVEVVGDPVRRLPHLVTFSCLYVDGESLLHELDREGFSVSSGSSCTSSTLTPSHVLRAMGVLSEGNVRVSLPAGTREEDVDRFLAVLPGVVAAVRERLGAPETTAAPVTAPAPGGRVVDALGKRCPLPVIELARVIGDVPVGDTVTVLSDDEAARLDIPAWCEMRGQEYVGEESSPRGGAAYVVRRLA; from the coding sequence ATGCCGTACTTCGACGCCGCGTCCGCCGCTCCACTGCACCCCGTCGCCCGCCAGGCGCTGCTTGCCTCCCTGGACGAGGGCTGGGCCGATCCCGCCCGGCTGTACCGCGAGGGGCGGCGGGCCAGGCTGCTGCTCGACGCGGCGCGGGAGGCCGCGGCGGAGTCCGTGGGGTGCCGTCCCGACGAGCTCGTGTTCACTCCTTCGGGGACGCGCGCGGTTCACGCCGGGATTTCCGGAGCGCTGGCGGGGCGTCGGCGTGTCGGGAACCGTCTGGTGGTCTCGGCGGTGGAGCACTCCTCCGTCCTGCACGCCGCGCAGGCGCACGCCGCGGTCGGCGGCACGGTGACGGAGGTCCCCGTCGGGCGGTCGGGCGCGGTGGAGTCGGCGGCTTTCGCGGCGGCGCTGGACACCGGGACCGCGCTGGCCTGCCTCCAGTCGGCCAACCACGAGGTGGGCACCGCGCAGCCGGTGGCGGAGGTCGCCGAGGCGTGCCGGGCCGTGGGGGTGCCGGTGCTGGTGGACGCGGCCCAGTCGCTGGGCTGGGGCCCGGCCGAGGGCGCCTGGTCGCTACTGACGGCGAGCGCGCACAAGTGGGGCGGCCCGCCCGGGGTGGGCCTGCTCGCGGTCCGCAAGGGCGTGCGCTTCGCCGGCCAGGGGCCCTCCGACGAGAGGGAGTCGGGCCGGGCACCCGGTTTCGAGAACCTGCCGGCGATCGTGGCCGCGGCGGCGTCGCTGCGGGCGGTGCGGGCGGAGGCGGCGGCCGAGTCGGCGCGGCTGCGGGTCCTGGTGGAGCGCATCCGGAGCCGGGTACCGGAGCTGGTGCCGGACGTGGAGGTGGTGGGCGACCCGGTGCGCAGGCTCCCCCATCTCGTCACCTTCTCCTGTCTCTATGTCGACGGGGAGTCGCTGCTGCACGAGCTGGATCGGGAGGGTTTCTCCGTTTCATCCGGTTCGTCGTGCACGAGTTCGACCCTGACACCCAGCCATGTGCTGCGGGCGATGGGGGTGCTGAGCGAGGGCAATGTGCGGGTGTCGCTGCCGGCCGGCACGCGGGAGGAGGACGTGGACCGGTTCCTGGCGGTGCTGCCGGGCGTGGTGGCGGCGGTACGGGAGCGGCTCGGCGCTCCGGAGACGACCGCGGCGCCGGTCACGGCGCCGGCGCCGGGCGGGCGGGTCGTGGACGCCCTGGGCAAGCGGTGTCCGCTGCCGGTGATCGAGCTGGCCAGGGTGATCGGCGACGTCCCGGTGGGCGACACGGTCACGGTCCTGTCGGACGACGAGGCGGCGCGGCTGGACATCCCCGCCTGGTGCGAGATGCGCGGCCAGGAGTACGTGGGCGAGGAGTCCTCCCCGCGCGGCGGCGCGGCCTATGTGGTGCGGCGCCTGGCGTAG
- the ctaC gene encoding aa3-type cytochrome oxidase subunit II has product MSPNGSDRSSRRPMRRKLPQVLTAGLILATATGCSYNWEDFPRLGMPTPVTEEAPRILSLWQGSWAAALVTGVLVWGLILWSVIFHRRSRTKVEVPPQTRYNMPIEALYTVTPLIIVSVLFYFTARDESKLLSLADKPAHTINVVGYQWSWGFNYIENVPGVEGDAQTAPNLDAIPDKFQDDFPANAGGVYDAGIPGDRNPQTGNPGPTLWLPKGEKVRFVLTSRDVIHSFWVVPFLMKQDVLPGHTNAFEVTPTQEGTFLGKCAELCGVDHSRMLFNVKVVSPERFQQHLKELAEKGQTGYIPSGIEQTDPARNAEKNQL; this is encoded by the coding sequence GTGAGTCCCAACGGCTCCGACCGCTCGTCGCGGCGCCCGATGCGGCGGAAGCTGCCGCAGGTGCTGACTGCGGGCCTGATCCTGGCGACAGCCACCGGCTGCTCGTACAACTGGGAAGACTTCCCCCGCCTTGGTATGCCCACCCCGGTAACGGAAGAGGCGCCTCGGATCCTCTCCCTCTGGCAGGGCTCGTGGGCGGCAGCGCTCGTCACGGGCGTCCTGGTGTGGGGACTGATCCTGTGGTCCGTCATCTTCCACCGGCGCAGCCGCACCAAGGTGGAGGTACCTCCGCAGACTCGGTACAACATGCCCATCGAGGCGCTGTACACGGTCACTCCGCTCATCATCGTCTCCGTGCTCTTCTACTTCACCGCGCGCGACGAGTCGAAGCTCCTGTCGCTCGCAGACAAGCCGGCCCACACCATCAACGTGGTCGGCTACCAGTGGAGCTGGGGCTTCAACTACATCGAGAACGTGCCCGGGGTGGAGGGTGACGCGCAGACGGCCCCGAACCTCGACGCCATTCCGGACAAGTTCCAGGACGACTTCCCGGCGAACGCCGGTGGCGTCTACGACGCCGGTATCCCCGGTGACCGGAACCCGCAGACCGGCAACCCGGGTCCGACCCTGTGGCTGCCCAAGGGCGAGAAGGTCCGGTTCGTCCTGACCTCCCGTGACGTCATCCACTCCTTCTGGGTGGTCCCCTTCCTCATGAAGCAGGACGTCCTCCCCGGTCACACCAACGCCTTCGAGGTCACCCCGACGCAGGAAGGCACCTTCCTCGGCAAGTGCGCCGAGCTGTGCGGTGTCGATCACTCCCGGATGCTCTTCAACGTCAAGGTGGTCTCCCCGGAGCGCTTCCAGCAGCACCTGAAGGAGCTGGCCGAGAAGGGGCAGACCGGCTACATCCCGTCGGGCATTGAGCAGACGGACCCGGCCAGGAACGCGGAGAAGAACCAACTGTGA
- the ctaD gene encoding aa3-type cytochrome oxidase subunit I: MSILNEPQGAAAAEDSYENELPVRRKQPGNVVIKWLTTTDHKTIGTMYLVTSFAFFCIGGLLALFMRAELARPGTQIMSNEQFNQAFTMHGTIMLLMFATPLFAGFANWIMPLQIGAPDVAFPRLNMFAYWLYLFGSIIAVAGFLTPQGAADFGWFAYSPLSDAVRSPGVGADLWIMGLAFSGFGTILGSVNFITTIICMRAPGMTMFRMPIFTWNVLLTGVLVLLAFPVLAAALFALEADRKFGAHVFDAANGGALLWQHLFWFFGHPEVYIIALPFFGIVSEIIPVFSRKPMFGYIGLVAATIAIAGLSVTVWAHHMYVTGGVLLPFFSFMTFLIAVPTGVKFFNWIGTMWKGSLSFETPMLWTIGFLVTFTFGGLTGVILASPPMDFHVSDSYFVVAHFHYVVFGTVVFAMFAGFHFWWPKFTGKMLDERLGKMTFWTLFIGFHGTFLVQHWLGAEGMPRRYADYLDADGFTTLNTVSTISSFLLGLSILPFFYNVWKTAKYGKKIEVDDPWGYGRSLEWATSCPPPRHNFLTLPRIRSESPAFDLHHPEIAAVDQLENHGPQKALAGEKEAGK, translated from the coding sequence GTGAGCATCCTCAACGAACCCCAGGGTGCCGCCGCAGCTGAGGACTCGTACGAGAACGAGCTGCCCGTGCGGCGCAAGCAGCCCGGCAACGTCGTGATCAAGTGGCTGACCACCACGGACCACAAGACGATCGGCACGATGTACCTGGTCACGTCGTTCGCGTTCTTCTGCATCGGCGGTCTGCTGGCGCTCTTCATGCGCGCCGAGCTGGCCCGTCCGGGTACGCAGATCATGTCGAACGAGCAGTTCAACCAGGCGTTCACGATGCACGGCACGATCATGCTGCTGATGTTCGCGACGCCGCTGTTCGCCGGATTCGCGAACTGGATCATGCCGCTCCAGATCGGTGCGCCCGACGTGGCGTTCCCGCGGCTGAACATGTTCGCGTACTGGCTGTACCTCTTCGGCTCGATCATCGCGGTGGCCGGCTTCCTCACCCCGCAGGGTGCGGCCGACTTCGGCTGGTTCGCCTACTCCCCGCTGTCGGACGCGGTCCGCTCGCCGGGTGTCGGCGCCGACCTGTGGATCATGGGCCTGGCCTTCTCCGGCTTCGGCACGATCCTCGGTTCGGTCAACTTCATCACCACGATCATCTGCATGCGCGCTCCGGGCATGACGATGTTCCGCATGCCGATCTTCACCTGGAACGTGCTGCTGACCGGTGTGCTGGTCCTGCTCGCCTTCCCGGTCCTGGCGGCGGCGCTGTTCGCCCTGGAGGCGGACCGCAAGTTCGGTGCCCACGTCTTCGACGCGGCCAACGGCGGAGCCCTGCTGTGGCAACACCTCTTCTGGTTCTTCGGACACCCCGAGGTGTACATCATCGCCTTGCCGTTCTTCGGCATCGTCTCCGAGATCATCCCGGTCTTCAGTCGCAAGCCGATGTTCGGCTACATCGGCCTGGTGGCCGCCACCATCGCGATCGCCGGTCTGTCCGTGACCGTGTGGGCCCACCACATGTACGTGACCGGCGGCGTCCTCCTGCCGTTCTTCTCCTTCATGACGTTCCTCATCGCCGTACCGACCGGCGTGAAGTTCTTCAACTGGATCGGAACCATGTGGAAGGGCTCGTTGTCCTTCGAGACACCGATGCTCTGGACGATCGGCTTCCTGGTCACCTTCACCTTCGGTGGCCTGACCGGTGTCATCCTGGCCTCGCCGCCGATGGACTTCCACGTCTCGGACTCGTACTTCGTCGTGGCGCACTTCCACTACGTCGTGTTCGGCACCGTGGTCTTCGCGATGTTCGCCGGCTTCCACTTCTGGTGGCCGAAGTTCACCGGCAAGATGCTGGACGAGCGGCTGGGCAAGATGACCTTCTGGACGCTGTTCATCGGCTTCCACGGCACCTTCCTGGTGCAGCACTGGCTGGGCGCCGAAGGCATGCCGCGCCGCTACGCGGACTACCTCGACGCCGACGGCTTCACCACGCTGAACACCGTCTCGACGATCTCGTCCTTCCTGCTGGGCCTGTCGATCCTGCCGTTCTTCTACAACGTGTGGAAGACCGCCAAGTACGGCAAGAAGATCGAGGTCGACGACCCGTGGGGCTACGGCCGTTCGCTCGAATGGGCGACGTCCTGCCCGCCGCCCCGGCACAACTTCCTCACCCTGCCGCGGATCCGCTCCGAATCCCCGGCGTTCGACCTGCACCACCCCGAGATCGCGGCCGTCGACCAGCTCGAGAACCACGGTCCGCAGAAGGCCCTCGCGGGTGAGAAGGAGGCCGGCAAGTGA
- a CDS encoding cytochrome c oxidase subunit 4 produces the protein MKIQGKMFIWLSVFVLAMAILYGVWSKEPVGTTALFLAFGLCIMIGYYLAFTARRVDALAQDDKEADVADEAGEVGFFAPHSWQPLSLAVGGALAFLGVAMGWWILYFSAPLILVGLFGWVFEFYRGENQNQ, from the coding sequence GTGAAGATCCAGGGCAAGATGTTCATCTGGCTGAGCGTCTTCGTGCTCGCCATGGCCATCCTCTACGGCGTGTGGTCGAAGGAGCCGGTCGGCACGACGGCCCTCTTCCTGGCCTTCGGCCTGTGCATCATGATCGGCTACTACCTGGCCTTCACGGCCCGGCGCGTGGACGCCCTGGCGCAGGACGACAAGGAGGCCGACGTCGCGGACGAGGCCGGGGAGGTGGGCTTCTTCGCCCCGCACAGCTGGCAGCCGCTCTCGCTGGCCGTCGGCGGCGCCCTGGCCTTCCTCGGCGTGGCGATGGGCTGGTGGATCCTGTACTTCTCGGCTCCGCTGATCCTCGTCGGCCTCTTCGGCTGGGTGTTCGAGTTCTACCGCGGTGAGAACCAGAACCAGTAG
- a CDS encoding L,D-transpeptidase yields MNDTPRIRTVLSCTLMALTFTAAGSACSGSEDHPLSAKPYDAGQQISFSAPTDGKKADPDKPLEITVKDGEGRITDVTALDEAGHHLAGELTADGQRWRSTGALTAGGRYTVRVSTENEDGAPGTRTYTFETAPAERALLVAFGPEAGTYGVGQPVTAELSRPIEDKAARAVVERALKVRSTPAVEGAWHWVDDKKLHYRPKEYWPAGASITVSGNLDGVKIGDKLYGGASKPLKLTIGDRIEALADAGSHYMTVKRNGEVINTIPVTTGKPGFSTRNGIKVVLGKEYYVRMRGTSVGIAEGSSESYDLPVYYATRVTWSGEYVHAAPWSVGSQGVANVSHGCVGMSTGNAAWFFETVRPGDIVQTVNSIGETMDTFGNGFGDWNMPWDKWRQGSALTGAAGGAATAVTTNTARLRPSV; encoded by the coding sequence ATGAACGACACGCCGCGCATTCGGACTGTTCTGAGCTGCACTCTTATGGCCCTCACGTTCACCGCCGCCGGCAGCGCCTGCTCGGGTTCCGAGGACCATCCGCTGTCGGCCAAGCCGTACGACGCGGGGCAGCAGATCTCCTTCAGCGCTCCGACGGACGGCAAGAAGGCCGACCCGGACAAGCCGCTGGAGATCACCGTCAAGGACGGCGAGGGCCGCATCACCGACGTGACGGCCCTCGACGAGGCCGGACACCACCTGGCGGGCGAACTCACCGCCGACGGGCAGCGCTGGCGCTCCACCGGCGCGCTCACGGCGGGCGGCCGGTACACCGTCAGGGTCTCCACGGAGAACGAGGACGGCGCACCCGGCACCCGTACGTACACGTTCGAGACGGCCCCGGCGGAGCGGGCGCTGCTCGTCGCGTTCGGCCCGGAGGCGGGCACCTACGGGGTCGGGCAGCCCGTCACGGCCGAGCTGAGCCGCCCCATCGAGGACAAGGCGGCTCGCGCGGTCGTCGAGCGGGCGCTGAAGGTGCGATCCACGCCCGCCGTCGAGGGCGCCTGGCACTGGGTCGACGACAAGAAGCTGCACTACCGTCCGAAGGAGTACTGGCCCGCCGGCGCGTCGATCACGGTCTCCGGGAACCTCGACGGGGTGAAGATCGGCGACAAGCTCTACGGCGGCGCGTCGAAGCCGCTCAAGCTGACCATCGGCGACCGGATCGAGGCCCTCGCGGACGCGGGCTCGCACTACATGACCGTGAAGCGCAACGGAGAAGTGATCAACACCATTCCGGTGACCACCGGCAAACCGGGCTTCTCCACCCGAAACGGCATCAAGGTCGTCCTCGGCAAGGAGTACTACGTCCGGATGCGCGGCACCAGCGTCGGCATCGCGGAGGGCAGCTCCGAGTCGTACGACCTGCCGGTCTACTACGCGACCCGTGTCACCTGGAGTGGTGAATACGTCCACGCCGCACCCTGGTCCGTCGGCTCGCAGGGAGTGGCGAACGTCAGCCACGGCTGCGTCGGCATGTCGACCGGCAACGCGGCCTGGTTCTTCGAAACCGTCCGTCCGGGTGACATCGTGCAGACCGTCAACAGCATCGGCGAGACGATGGACACCTTCGGCAACGGCTTCGGCGACTGGAACATGCCCTGGGACAAGTGGCGCCAGGGCAGCGCCCTGACCGGCGCCGCCGGAGGCGCGGCGACCGCCGTGACCACCAACACCGCGCGTCTGCGGCCGTCCGTCTGA